Proteins encoded by one window of Paenibacillus urinalis:
- a CDS encoding serine hydrolase domain-containing protein: MRIVISILAGIVIIIVLGWVILAVMNRPLSEKEASEQIRSHLTKTVNNNPDLSSVLLTIYSNQTGYNEQFAVGKVNHSSEKAVHADNPYHSASIGKTMCAAIFGLLVDEGKLEYDDKIINWLDQDILERLFVIDGIDYSDQVTIRHLLTHTSGAADYFEGPVLHGEPMLARISSNSDLAFTPQELISFTRDHQEPIGIPGQQFYYSDTGYILLGLILEAVEGQSYSTILEEKVFKPLGMDHSYLFTTERPAAAELLGIYINDIDFSRRDALSVDWAGGGVVTTMNDLLTFMRALEGGEWLSDEVYRQMTSFDQQYEKGIHYSMGMMLFDFSELSFLLGSMTDLYGGVGATGTYMLYDKQKDTYFIANFGSLKYRKKGIEELVKIRMIYDRMVVE; encoded by the coding sequence TTGAGAATTGTCATTAGCATTTTGGCAGGCATCGTTATCATTATTGTTTTAGGATGGGTCATATTAGCTGTGATGAACAGGCCGTTGTCAGAAAAAGAAGCCAGCGAACAGATCCGCAGCCATTTAACCAAAACGGTCAATAACAACCCTGATTTATCCAGTGTCTTACTAACGATTTACTCCAACCAAACGGGATACAATGAACAATTTGCTGTAGGAAAAGTAAATCATTCTTCAGAAAAAGCTGTTCATGCTGACAATCCGTATCATTCTGCCAGTATCGGTAAAACGATGTGTGCTGCTATTTTTGGTTTACTGGTCGATGAAGGCAAGCTTGAATATGACGACAAGATCATTAATTGGCTTGATCAGGATATACTTGAGAGATTATTTGTGATAGACGGCATAGATTATAGTGATCAAGTAACGATTAGACATCTCTTGACTCATACGTCAGGAGCTGCAGATTATTTTGAAGGACCTGTATTGCACGGAGAACCGATGCTGGCTAGAATCTCATCCAATTCAGATCTTGCCTTCACTCCCCAAGAGCTAATCTCGTTCACGAGAGATCATCAGGAACCCATTGGAATTCCAGGACAACAATTTTATTATTCGGATACGGGGTATATTTTGCTCGGACTTATCCTCGAAGCAGTGGAAGGTCAATCTTACTCGACGATTCTAGAGGAAAAAGTATTCAAGCCATTAGGGATGGATCATAGCTATTTGTTCACTACCGAGCGACCGGCGGCGGCTGAATTACTTGGAATCTACATCAATGATATTGACTTTAGCAGAAGAGATGCACTATCGGTTGACTGGGCAGGCGGGGGAGTGGTCACGACAATGAATGATTTATTAACGTTCATGCGAGCACTAGAAGGAGGAGAATGGTTGTCGGATGAGGTGTATCGTCAGATGACGAGCTTTGATCAGCAATATGAGAAAGGAATTCATTACAGTATGGGCATGATGTTATTTGACTTTAGTGAGCTGTCCTTTCTGCTGGGCTCAATGACGGATCTGTATGGCGGTGTCGGCGCTACTGGGACTTATATGCTCTATGATAAACAAAAGGATACGTATTTTATTGCGAATTTCGGTTCTCTGAAGTACAGGAAAAAAGGAATTGAGGAGTTAGTAAAAATCAGGATGATCTATGATAGGATGGTTGTAGAATAA
- the helD gene encoding RNA polymerase recycling motor HelD: protein MNAKEWTQEQERLDQVVRELEARIIELEPEVTGLHDQVTGIRRRFWEEVTVNTNTHEDFEETFYSIRQQEVLLSERERSHKLRLQQLKNMKRLLGSPYFGRIDFVEKGMNFTEKVYIGVSSFVDSEGMDFLVYDWRTPIASMYYDDEPGVAGYDTPSGHITGTMTLKRQYQIRQGKLHNVFDTSLTIGDELLQQVLGQGADHQMKSIVATIQKEQNAIIRDDTSRMLIVQGAAGSGKTSAALQRVAYLLYKHRDRLTADQVVLFSPNPMFNSYVSTVLPELGEENMQQVTFQEYLEYSLSDTFHLEDPFDQMEYILTAQPSNEEEYAARLSGIKYKASEAFLMAIQNYADGLMREGMQFSSIRFRGHDLITAEQIKSKFYSYDASIRLANRIALLKEWLLSELRILEKKEREASWVRDELDYLDQDAYAQVYHELHNERAVFDFAEQYEEVRERLNNRRRADEGDFDFADREEELLRAMVVKEQFSPVKQSVKRLSFIDMVKVYSSLFEEERVFMLKTNQADVPSLWAQICQQTKDKLCRLELFYEDATPYLYLKELIEGVRTNTGVRHVFVDEGQDYSMFQYEYLKKMFPRARMTVLGDFSQAIYTQATELYGVDSPLIRLYGEADTSLFHLIRSYRSTREIVTFTKAMLPEAKEVIPFDRSGRKPDLYSVENGENRIIRMAEHLTSLREEGLTSIGIITKTAAESKEAYELLTARGCQDVKLITKRTLTFEAGVSIIPVYLAKGVEFDAVLIYDASADTYHQESERKLFYTACTRAMHRLLIYSAGEWTPFIQSLDGDLYVTTQY from the coding sequence ATGAATGCGAAGGAATGGACCCAAGAACAGGAACGGCTAGATCAGGTTGTACGTGAGCTGGAAGCGAGAATAATTGAATTGGAACCGGAGGTTACAGGACTACATGATCAGGTAACAGGTATTCGCCGTCGTTTCTGGGAAGAAGTGACGGTCAATACCAATACGCATGAGGACTTTGAAGAAACGTTTTACAGCATAAGGCAGCAGGAGGTGCTATTATCTGAACGGGAAAGAAGCCACAAGCTTCGTTTGCAGCAGTTAAAGAATATGAAGCGATTGCTGGGCTCGCCTTATTTCGGCAGAATTGATTTTGTGGAAAAAGGGATGAACTTCACGGAAAAGGTCTATATCGGAGTTTCTTCCTTTGTAGATTCGGAAGGAATGGATTTCTTAGTTTATGACTGGCGCACCCCGATAGCAAGCATGTATTACGATGATGAGCCGGGAGTGGCAGGCTATGATACACCAAGCGGACATATCACAGGTACGATGACGCTGAAGAGACAGTACCAGATTCGGCAAGGCAAGCTGCACAATGTGTTTGACACGAGTCTGACGATCGGAGACGAATTATTGCAACAGGTGCTTGGTCAAGGTGCTGACCATCAGATGAAGAGTATTGTAGCTACAATACAGAAGGAACAGAACGCCATTATCCGAGACGATACCAGTCGAATGCTGATCGTTCAGGGTGCAGCAGGCAGCGGCAAAACTTCAGCAGCGCTTCAGCGTGTTGCATATCTTCTCTACAAGCATCGGGATAGATTAACTGCGGATCAAGTCGTTCTATTCTCACCAAATCCGATGTTCAATAGCTACGTGTCGACTGTACTGCCTGAGCTCGGCGAAGAGAATATGCAGCAGGTGACCTTTCAGGAATATCTTGAATATTCGCTTAGCGACACATTTCATCTCGAGGATCCGTTTGATCAGATGGAATATATATTGACAGCACAACCATCCAATGAAGAAGAGTACGCAGCAAGGTTAAGCGGTATAAAATACAAAGCTTCTGAGGCATTCCTGATGGCTATACAAAACTACGCAGATGGGCTTATGCGGGAGGGGATGCAATTTAGTTCCATTCGGTTTCGTGGACATGATCTAATCACAGCAGAGCAAATAAAATCTAAATTCTACAGCTATGATGCTTCCATTCGTCTAGCCAATCGGATTGCACTGCTGAAGGAGTGGTTGTTAAGTGAACTTCGTATTCTTGAGAAAAAAGAACGGGAAGCTTCTTGGGTACGAGATGAGCTTGATTATCTTGATCAGGATGCATATGCCCAAGTATATCATGAATTGCATAACGAGAGGGCAGTCTTTGACTTTGCCGAGCAATATGAAGAGGTCAGAGAGAGATTAAATAACCGGCGCAGGGCGGATGAAGGGGATTTTGACTTCGCCGATCGGGAGGAAGAGCTGCTAAGAGCAATGGTTGTGAAAGAACAATTCTCACCTGTAAAACAAAGTGTAAAGCGGTTGTCTTTCATTGATATGGTGAAGGTATACTCAAGTTTATTTGAGGAAGAACGTGTGTTTATGCTGAAGACGAATCAAGCCGATGTCCCCTCGTTATGGGCCCAAATTTGTCAGCAGACGAAGGATAAGCTCTGCCGGCTAGAACTGTTCTACGAAGATGCCACCCCCTATTTGTACTTAAAAGAGCTCATTGAAGGCGTTCGGACAAATACCGGGGTGCGGCATGTGTTCGTGGACGAGGGGCAGGATTATTCGATGTTTCAATATGAGTACCTCAAAAAAATGTTTCCTCGTGCTCGAATGACAGTTCTGGGAGATTTCAGCCAGGCTATTTACACGCAGGCAACGGAGCTCTATGGTGTGGACTCCCCGCTCATTCGGCTATATGGCGAAGCGGACACAAGTTTATTTCACCTGATACGCAGTTATCGTTCGACGAGAGAGATTGTTACATTTACCAAAGCAATGCTGCCCGAAGCCAAAGAGGTTATCCCTTTTGATCGAAGTGGCAGGAAGCCTGACCTGTATAGCGTTGAAAATGGAGAGAATCGGATCATTCGTATGGCCGAGCACCTCACTTCTCTTAGGGAAGAAGGACTCACCTCAATTGGCATCATCACAAAGACGGCAGCCGAGAGTAAAGAGGCATATGAGCTGCTTACAGCAAGAGGCTGCCAAGATGTGAAGCTGATCACAAAGCGTACGCTCACTTTTGAAGCAGGTGTGTCGATTATCCCTGTCTACTTAGCGAAGGGTGTGGAATTTGATGCTGTCCTAATCTATGATGCGTCTGCAGATACGTATCATCAGGAGAGCGAGCGTAAGCTCTTCTATACGGCCTGCACACGTGCGATGCATCGGCTGTTGATCTATTCAGCAGGAGAATGGACGCCGTTTATCCAATCACTGGATGGAGATTTGTATGTGACGACACAGTATTAA
- a CDS encoding ferredoxin--NADP reductase, with protein sequence MSFLKDMFSIFKKRELTLLESYKETNDVYTFVFEKDQDFIWRAGQYGLFSITHRAVKNGTKPFSIASTPSEKVVKITTRIGNTPSDYKQAMLELKQGMKMKVSGPVGAFYLDNSSPSLLVAGGIGITPIRSILTELETAKDVVERPIQVLYLDSHSSYLFKDELDEMAGRRPWIQVIYLDSREQLDQAISRFVNEYNNRGKYYAAGPKSLVESVSSHLQKNAITKQNIKKDAFFGY encoded by the coding sequence ATGAGTTTTCTTAAAGATATGTTCTCTATATTTAAGAAAAGAGAGCTTACATTATTGGAAAGCTATAAAGAAACGAATGATGTGTATACTTTCGTATTTGAGAAGGATCAAGATTTTATATGGAGAGCGGGTCAATACGGGTTATTCAGTATTACACATCGAGCAGTAAAGAATGGGACCAAACCGTTCAGTATCGCCTCCACTCCGTCCGAGAAGGTTGTCAAGATAACGACACGGATTGGGAATACACCGAGTGACTATAAACAGGCAATGTTAGAGCTGAAGCAGGGGATGAAGATGAAGGTAAGCGGTCCGGTTGGGGCATTTTACCTTGATAACAGCAGCCCTTCTCTGCTAGTTGCAGGAGGTATTGGAATAACGCCAATCCGGTCAATTCTGACAGAGCTTGAGACAGCGAAAGATGTAGTGGAGAGACCTATTCAGGTGCTCTATCTGGACAGCCATAGCTCCTATTTATTTAAAGACGAGCTCGATGAGATGGCTGGGCGCCGCCCTTGGATCCAGGTTATTTATCTGGATTCAAGAGAGCAGCTAGATCAAGCAATCAGCCGATTTGTAAATGAATATAACAATCGTGGCAAATACTATGCTGCCGGGCCCAAATCTCTGGTAGAATCAGTATCTTCTCACTTGCAAAAAAATGCGATTACTAAGCAGAATATTAAAAAGGATGCTTTCTTTGGTTATTGA